In Paenibacillus sp. G2S3, a single window of DNA contains:
- the hfq gene encoding RNA chaperone Hfq produces MNKSINIQDTFLNQLRKENIPATVYLTNGFQIRGIIKAFDNFTIVIDSDGRQQMVYKHAISTFTPQRSVSLMQDNSNEE; encoded by the coding sequence ATGAACAAGTCCATTAACATCCAAGATACATTCTTGAACCAACTACGCAAAGAAAATATCCCTGCTACAGTATATTTGACCAACGGCTTTCAAATCCGGGGAATTATTAAAGCATTTGACAATTTTACAATCGTTATTGACAGTGATGGGCGCCAGCAAATGGTGTATAAGCACGCGATTTCCACTTTTACACCGCAGCGCAGTGTGTCACTTATGCAGGACAATAGTAACGAAGAATAA
- a CDS encoding DUF402 domain-containing protein encodes MKRKFGDRANWRRITRRHFACRYVESREFSGYITLYTIYGLKEPLWKSYGRHTYRIADKGYSWLQYFPKDSHYIVTAMFDERQNIIQWYIDTCKVQGVTDQGVPWFDDLYLDVVVLWNGEVFLLDEDELEEALEREDISESDYKLAWETANTILRGIDAHAFPYFSLSLKHRAELFHHGEFRRK; translated from the coding sequence ATGAAACGTAAATTCGGAGACCGGGCCAACTGGCGCCGGATTACGCGTCGCCATTTTGCCTGCCGCTATGTGGAGAGCCGGGAATTCAGCGGATATATCACGCTGTATACCATCTACGGGCTGAAAGAACCACTGTGGAAGAGCTATGGACGGCATACATATCGTATTGCGGATAAAGGTTATTCCTGGCTGCAATATTTCCCCAAAGACAGTCACTATATTGTGACGGCTATGTTCGACGAACGGCAAAATATCATTCAATGGTACATAGACACCTGCAAGGTGCAAGGCGTCACAGACCAAGGCGTTCCATGGTTTGATGATTTGTATCTGGATGTGGTTGTGCTTTGGAACGGCGAGGTTTTTTTGCTTGATGAGGATGAATTAGAGGAAGCGCTGGAGAGGGAAGATATTTCCGAAAGTGATTATAAACTCGCCTGGGAGACAGCCAATACTATTTTACGCGGCATCGATGCTCATGCTTTCCCTTATTTCTCACTATCTTTGAAGCATCGTGCCGAATTATTTCATCATGGAGAATTCAGGAGGAAATAA
- a CDS encoding PBP1A family penicillin-binding protein → MSRDDTSRTNNNRNRGSSSSNSKPKPKSKKKKKFLTKKRVLWSLFFATALAIFCALGGYLFIMLNGQKLLLENQDKLTVNETTKVYDRNANLIGELSLEKSDPVEYEKIPPLLINAFVATEDKRFFEHSGVDLWSIGRAAVKDIAARSMVEGGSTITQQLAKNIFLTRDKTFFRKATEVSIAVALENQKSKEEIITMYLNRINFGGTIYGIKAASERYFGKSDLNDLKVWEIATLAAMPKGPSRYNPLRNPDLSKERRAVVLQLMYEQGYITEQERDEAQAVDYNYKPPEKKQRYQAFIDFAVEEAEEKFGLSEDDLNIGGYKIYTTMDKHAQETVEDAFADSDNFEKSVDDELVQGSMTIVNQENGGIVALLGGRNYEKKGYSRVNGSRRSPGSAFKPIVSYAPALETGKYDMYSTLSNEKQCFSNYCPTNLHGYSKSISMSDAIQKSENIPSVWLLNEIGVNTGFKFAKKLGIGLEDEDKNLSLALGGMSKGTNTLEMAQAYSAFANGGELRESYSIKSITDSSGETVFKANTTPERVMSQETAYQMTEMMKKVVEDGTGRKARIDRPVAGKTGTTQSGYTGIKSNRDVWFVGYTPEWTAAVWMGYDKPSKKHLLKNSSGLAAAFWGKVMEEALRDVPKKSFPKLDNEIAPAPTETPEPAKNVSGLTAAYDPSTMTVNLGWQAVPVAGVEYRIYRRETSEADFGLLLNTVTTSAGDFSAMPGLVYEYYVTAYDPATQVESEPSNVVSVSVQDEMPTPEPTIDPNLPTPTPENGGDNGWDNGNGGNNGGGNNGGGNNGGTGTLPEFTTPPPSATPIPTAPPDVPSGGGSSGNDSGNATPLPDQEASNVNGDISVQ, encoded by the coding sequence ATGTCTAGAGATGATACATCAAGGACGAACAACAATAGAAATAGAGGATCGTCCAGTTCCAATTCAAAACCAAAACCGAAAAGTAAGAAGAAAAAGAAGTTTTTGACTAAAAAGCGTGTGCTGTGGAGCTTGTTCTTTGCTACAGCGTTGGCCATTTTCTGTGCGCTTGGCGGTTATCTGTTCATTATGCTGAATGGGCAAAAACTTCTCCTAGAGAACCAAGATAAGCTGACCGTTAATGAAACTACAAAAGTATATGACCGCAATGCTAATTTAATCGGCGAATTATCGCTTGAGAAAAGCGATCCTGTAGAGTATGAGAAGATTCCACCGTTATTGATCAATGCCTTTGTGGCCACAGAAGATAAACGCTTCTTTGAGCATTCTGGTGTGGATTTATGGTCAATCGGCCGGGCAGCGGTAAAAGATATTGCTGCACGCAGCATGGTAGAAGGTGGTAGTACCATTACTCAGCAGCTGGCCAAAAACATCTTTTTGACACGGGATAAAACATTTTTCCGTAAAGCGACTGAGGTATCCATTGCTGTAGCATTGGAGAACCAGAAATCTAAAGAAGAGATCATTACGATGTACCTGAACCGAATAAACTTTGGGGGTACGATCTACGGAATTAAAGCAGCATCGGAAAGATATTTTGGTAAGAGTGATCTGAATGATCTGAAGGTTTGGGAAATTGCGACATTGGCTGCGATGCCTAAGGGACCGTCTCGCTACAATCCTCTCCGTAACCCGGATCTTTCAAAAGAACGTCGTGCAGTAGTACTTCAGCTTATGTATGAACAAGGTTATATTACGGAGCAAGAGAGAGACGAAGCACAAGCTGTGGATTATAATTATAAGCCACCTGAAAAGAAACAGCGTTATCAAGCTTTTATTGACTTCGCAGTGGAAGAAGCAGAAGAGAAGTTTGGACTATCCGAAGATGATCTGAATATTGGTGGTTACAAGATTTACACCACGATGGATAAGCACGCTCAAGAAACCGTAGAGGATGCTTTTGCAGACAGTGATAACTTCGAGAAGAGTGTAGACGATGAGCTGGTACAAGGTTCAATGACCATCGTGAATCAAGAGAATGGCGGCATTGTCGCACTTCTTGGTGGACGGAATTATGAGAAAAAAGGCTACAGCCGTGTAAATGGCAGCCGACGTTCTCCAGGTTCAGCCTTTAAACCAATCGTTTCTTATGCTCCAGCACTGGAAACTGGAAAGTACGACATGTATTCTACGTTAAGCAATGAGAAGCAGTGTTTCTCTAATTATTGTCCGACCAACCTTCACGGGTATTCCAAGAGTATCAGTATGAGTGATGCTATACAGAAATCAGAGAATATTCCTTCGGTCTGGTTGCTTAATGAAATTGGAGTGAATACCGGATTTAAGTTCGCCAAGAAATTGGGTATTGGACTGGAAGACGAGGACAAGAACCTCTCACTGGCTCTCGGTGGTATGAGCAAAGGAACGAATACACTGGAAATGGCACAGGCCTACAGTGCTTTTGCAAATGGCGGTGAACTTCGAGAATCTTATTCCATTAAATCGATCACTGACAGCAGCGGAGAGACCGTCTTCAAAGCCAATACAACGCCTGAACGTGTTATGAGTCAGGAGACGGCTTATCAAATGACCGAGATGATGAAAAAGGTTGTTGAAGATGGTACGGGTAGAAAAGCAAGGATTGACCGTCCTGTTGCTGGTAAGACCGGTACAACTCAAAGTGGATATACTGGAATCAAATCGAACCGAGACGTATGGTTTGTAGGTTACACACCAGAATGGACAGCAGCGGTGTGGATGGGTTATGACAAGCCAAGCAAGAAACATCTGCTTAAGAATAGCAGTGGGCTTGCCGCAGCATTCTGGGGTAAGGTGATGGAGGAAGCGTTAAGGGATGTTCCTAAGAAGTCCTTTCCAAAGCTAGATAATGAAATAGCTCCTGCACCTACAGAAACACCTGAACCAGCTAAGAATGTTAGTGGACTTACAGCAGCTTATGATCCATCTACGATGACAGTAAATCTGGGATGGCAGGCAGTTCCTGTTGCAGGTGTAGAATATCGTATTTATCGTAGAGAGACATCCGAAGCTGATTTCGGTTTACTGTTAAATACGGTCACGACTAGTGCAGGAGACTTTAGTGCAATGCCTGGTCTGGTTTACGAATATTATGTTACTGCCTATGATCCTGCAACCCAAGTGGAAAGTGAACCATCAAATGTGGTTTCGGTCTCTGTACAGGATGAGATGCCAACACCTGAGCCAACCATTGATCCTAATCTTCCGACACCAACCCCTGAGAATGGTGGAGACAATGGCTGGGATAACGGCAATGGTGGAAATAATGGTGGTGGTAACAATGGAGGCGGGAATAATGGTGGAACAGGAACATTGCCTGAATTCACCACGCCTCCACCGTCAGCAACACCGATACCTACCGCTCCACCAGATGTACCTTCTGGAGGCGGAAGTTCAGGGAATGATAGTGGTAATGCAACGCCACTCCCTGATCAAGAGGCTAGCAATGTGAATGGTGATATTTCTGTTCAATAG